In Methylacidiphilum infernorum V4, a single window of DNA contains:
- a CDS encoding class I SAM-dependent methyltransferase — protein sequence MSENEADYIEIQKRSQQHFSSCASFYQKGHILTNIEDLEKTFEDIPLQKGMKALDVATGNGYTAFFLARQGVEVTACDITEKMFEGARKIADEEGLPIRFCIHSAEKLPYPDRCFDLVTCRYAAHHFADQEAFVRESSRVLKKDGLFVLIDGTVPNGEQQAYDWLDKVEKLRDYSHVGYRFESEWKEYCLQSGLTPLKSLFIPFKQDDIEWYFQSGGTPKDNQEKIYQMVKDAPQDAKRVLKIGWEEGRPVWWWIKLCLVARKG from the coding sequence ATGAGCGAAAATGAAGCGGATTATATTGAGATACAAAAGCGTTCTCAACAGCATTTTTCATCTTGTGCGTCTTTCTACCAGAAAGGACATATCCTGACCAATATTGAAGATTTAGAAAAGACATTTGAGGATATCCCCCTTCAGAAAGGAATGAAAGCCCTGGATGTGGCTACGGGAAATGGTTACACGGCTTTTTTTCTTGCCAGGCAGGGTGTTGAAGTAACCGCCTGTGATATCACGGAAAAAATGTTCGAAGGAGCAAGGAAAATAGCGGATGAAGAAGGCCTGCCCATCCGGTTTTGCATTCATAGCGCAGAAAAACTTCCTTATCCCGACCGTTGTTTTGATTTAGTGACTTGTAGGTATGCAGCCCACCATTTTGCCGATCAGGAAGCATTCGTTCGTGAATCTTCAAGGGTTCTTAAAAAAGATGGACTTTTTGTACTCATCGATGGAACCGTTCCCAACGGGGAACAGCAAGCCTATGATTGGTTGGATAAAGTCGAAAAATTAAGAGATTATAGCCATGTGGGATATAGATTTGAAAGTGAATGGAAAGAGTATTGCCTTCAATCAGGACTGACGCCCTTAAAGAGTTTATTTATTCCTTTTAAACAGGATGATATTGAGTGGTATTTTCAATCGGGAGGAACGCCTAAGGATAATCAGGAAAAAATCTATCAGATGGTCAAAGATGCCCCCCAAGATGCCAAAAGAGTCTTGAAAATCGGTTGGGAAGAGGGCAGGCCGGTATGGTGGTGGATTAAATTGTGCTTGGTGGCTCGAAAGGGCTAA
- the metE gene encoding 5-methyltetrahydropteroyltriglutamate--homocysteine S-methyltransferase — protein MSSSKNHLYTHILGYPRIGSRRQLKFALESYWKGESSLHDLIEAAEGIKKEAWEKQHKAQISLLCSNDFSFYDHVLDTLCLVGAVPQRFKSHNGPISLDLLFTMARGMEKSRRGQDSSNIPHPMEMTKWFDTNYHYIVPEFEKDQHFSLSSSKPFEEFKQAKFLGFLTKPILLGPISFLFLGKKKDPSIKNAELIAKILPIYEEILKEFYSLGADWIELDEPILTLDISTEWQKAFYEVYTKLKGAVPSLKILLATYFGALKENREIVSSIPIDGLHYDCTRAGQELQGLLQNWNKNRVLSLGIIDGRNVWKNDFSQSLKIIHHALEFIPVERLWLAPSCSLLFVPVSLKEEKQLSGEIKSWLAFADEKIEELATIARLALVENYQNDEQYKENQRAIEQRKTSGLIHDQSVQQRLAALKEADLSRKNPYRIRKEIQAKKLSLPLFPTTTIGSFPQTTEIRKMRSRFRLGHITQEQYDTFIQEEIKKVVRLQEEIGLDVLVHGEFERTDMVEYFGEKLKGFLITENGWVQSYGSRCVKPPIIYGDVSRQQPMTIKWSKFAQSLSSKPMKGMLTGPITLLQWSFVRDDQPRKITAKQIALAIRDEVKDLEQNGLGVIQIDEPALREGLPLRKIDWNDYLEWAIESFRIASSCVEDSTQIHTHMCYSEFGDIIEAIAKLDADVISLEASRSGLELIDSFARFRYPNDIGLGVWDIHSPRIPTVKEILDTLKKALSVLPKESLWVNPDCGLKTRSYEEVVPSLRNMVEAAHLLRKEFEAVTAVKS, from the coding sequence ATGAGTAGTTCCAAAAATCACCTCTATACCCATATCCTTGGTTATCCCCGCATTGGATCTCGCCGACAACTTAAATTTGCTTTAGAGTCTTACTGGAAAGGAGAGAGTTCCCTTCATGACCTGATAGAGGCGGCAGAGGGGATTAAAAAAGAAGCCTGGGAAAAACAGCACAAGGCTCAAATTTCCCTTCTCTGCTCCAACGATTTCAGCTTTTATGACCATGTCCTAGATACCCTATGCCTTGTTGGGGCCGTTCCCCAGCGGTTTAAAAGTCATAATGGGCCTATTTCCTTAGATCTTCTCTTTACCATGGCTAGGGGAATGGAAAAATCTCGAAGGGGACAGGATAGTTCCAATATTCCTCATCCCATGGAGATGACGAAGTGGTTCGATACCAACTACCACTATATCGTTCCCGAATTTGAGAAAGACCAGCATTTTTCTCTGTCTTCTTCAAAACCTTTTGAAGAGTTTAAGCAGGCAAAGTTCCTCGGCTTTTTGACTAAACCGATACTCTTGGGGCCGATTTCCTTCCTTTTCCTCGGTAAGAAAAAAGATCCCTCAATTAAAAATGCCGAACTCATCGCTAAGATCCTCCCTATCTACGAAGAAATTCTAAAAGAATTTTACAGCTTGGGCGCTGACTGGATTGAGCTAGATGAACCCATTTTAACACTAGACATTTCCACCGAGTGGCAGAAAGCCTTTTATGAAGTTTATACCAAGCTCAAAGGGGCTGTTCCTTCGCTGAAGATCCTTTTAGCCACTTATTTTGGAGCTCTAAAAGAAAACAGGGAAATAGTGAGTTCCATTCCTATCGATGGTCTCCATTACGATTGCACCCGGGCAGGTCAAGAACTCCAGGGTTTACTCCAAAACTGGAATAAAAACAGGGTTCTTTCCCTGGGTATTATTGACGGAAGAAATGTTTGGAAAAATGATTTTTCCCAGTCATTAAAAATTATTCATCATGCCCTGGAGTTCATCCCCGTCGAACGGCTTTGGTTAGCCCCTTCCTGCTCACTCCTTTTTGTTCCTGTCAGCTTAAAAGAGGAGAAACAGCTTAGCGGGGAGATCAAAAGTTGGCTTGCCTTTGCCGATGAAAAAATAGAAGAACTGGCCACTATCGCTAGACTCGCTTTAGTAGAAAATTATCAAAATGACGAACAGTATAAGGAGAACCAACGAGCCATAGAACAGAGAAAAACAAGTGGATTAATTCATGATCAGTCTGTTCAACAAAGGTTGGCAGCCCTAAAGGAGGCAGATCTTTCTAGAAAAAACCCCTATCGAATAAGAAAAGAAATTCAAGCCAAAAAACTTTCCCTTCCTCTTTTTCCCACTACCACCATTGGCTCTTTCCCTCAAACGACAGAAATAAGAAAAATGCGTTCTCGATTTCGACTCGGCCACATTACCCAAGAACAATATGATACCTTCATCCAAGAAGAGATTAAGAAAGTCGTCCGTTTGCAAGAAGAGATAGGCTTGGATGTTTTAGTCCATGGAGAATTCGAAAGAACGGATATGGTAGAATATTTCGGGGAAAAACTAAAAGGCTTTCTCATCACAGAAAACGGATGGGTCCAAAGCTATGGGTCTCGCTGTGTCAAGCCTCCGATCATCTATGGTGATGTTTCAAGGCAGCAACCCATGACCATAAAATGGTCAAAGTTTGCTCAATCGCTCAGTTCAAAACCCATGAAGGGCATGCTAACCGGTCCCATTACGCTCTTGCAATGGAGTTTTGTACGAGACGACCAGCCCAGAAAAATTACCGCAAAACAGATAGCCTTGGCCATTAGGGATGAAGTCAAGGATCTAGAGCAGAACGGCCTGGGAGTGATCCAGATCGATGAACCCGCCTTAAGAGAAGGCTTGCCCTTGCGCAAAATCGATTGGAATGACTATTTAGAGTGGGCTATTGAAAGTTTTAGGATCGCCTCTTCTTGTGTCGAAGATTCAACCCAGATTCATACCCACATGTGTTACTCTGAATTTGGAGATATCATTGAAGCCATTGCAAAACTGGATGCCGATGTTATATCCCTTGAAGCTTCTCGATCCGGCCTCGAATTGATCGACTCTTTTGCAAGATTCAGATATCCCAACGACATCGGCCTGGGGGTCTGGGATATTCACTCTCCAAGGATTCCCACCGTCAAAGAAATCCTCGATACCCTTAAAAAAGCCCTATCTGTGCTTCCTAAAGAATCCTTATGGGTAAATCCCGATTGCGGGCTTAAAACCCGCAGTTACGAAGAGGTCGTTCCTTCGCTAAGAAACATGGTCGAAGCTGCCCATCTTTTGAGAAAAGAATTCGAAGCGGTAACCGCGGTAAAATCCTAG
- the rsmA gene encoding 16S rRNA (adenine(1518)-N(6)/adenine(1519)-N(6))-dimethyltransferase RsmA, giving the protein MTLFEIKSLLSSNHLSPSKKLGQNFLIDQNLAKFIVRETLEGVPLPQEIYEIGPGLGSLTEFFLQQNVFLKAIEIDRGFCKVLLERFSANPRFELIQANALDFSFPQSTHGKILVGNLPYTISSPLLAKLALLAVPFPRMIFTLQQEVASRLMAKTRTKDFGALSVLMQYFFEIKKMRKVPKEVFYPVPKIESAVVFFEPKNTAFRMDAPEKYSFYAFVRRCFSQRRKKLGKILHIPLDHRPDEIPPECWANLWMELKDSRMEKSGGSCKN; this is encoded by the coding sequence GTGACATTGTTTGAGATTAAAAGCTTGTTATCTTCTAACCACCTTTCTCCAAGTAAGAAGTTGGGGCAGAATTTTCTCATCGATCAAAACTTGGCTAAATTTATAGTAAGAGAGACCCTGGAGGGTGTACCTTTACCCCAGGAAATTTATGAAATTGGTCCCGGTCTTGGATCGTTGACCGAGTTTTTTTTGCAGCAAAATGTTTTCTTAAAGGCCATTGAAATAGATAGAGGATTTTGCAAGGTCTTGCTCGAAAGATTTAGTGCCAATCCTCGGTTTGAACTTATTCAAGCTAACGCTTTAGATTTTTCTTTTCCCCAATCGACCCATGGGAAAATCCTTGTAGGGAATCTTCCCTACACCATATCCAGCCCTTTATTGGCCAAGCTGGCTCTTCTTGCTGTTCCTTTCCCCAGAATGATCTTTACCCTGCAGCAGGAAGTCGCCTCAAGACTCATGGCAAAAACGCGAACGAAAGATTTTGGAGCACTCTCTGTTCTCATGCAGTATTTTTTTGAAATTAAGAAGATGAGAAAAGTTCCCAAAGAGGTGTTTTATCCTGTTCCAAAGATTGAATCGGCCGTTGTTTTCTTTGAACCTAAAAATACGGCCTTTAGGATGGATGCCCCGGAGAAGTATTCTTTTTATGCTTTCGTCAGAAGATGCTTTTCTCAGCGTAGAAAAAAGCTTGGGAAAATTTTGCATATCCCCTTAGACCACAGACCGGATGAAATCCCTCCTGAATGCTGGGCAAATCTATGGATGGAATTAAAAGATTCCCGCATGGAAAAAAGCGGGGGTAGCTGTAAAAACTAA
- the glgP gene encoding alpha-glucan family phosphorylase yields MISPRYLFPEIPEELKGLEDLASDMLWHTVSGSRRLWRKIDPLLWESTSNPWFILERLSKEKIKALSQDPEFQGLFKCQLEERKRYFEQKTWFEENFPYFKGHIAYFSMEFGLGEELPIYSGGLGILAGDYLKAASDLGLPVVGIGLLYQQGYFRQLIDSKGEQVEFYPYNDPALLPVFPLRDDSGEWISIEVPLPGRNLILRPWYVTVGRVFLYLLDSNDPANMPSDRAITGTLYGGDNEMRLLQEIVLGRGGWKLLSKLGIECSICHLNEGHAAFAILERAKDYMQQMALPSFWTALWATRSGNIFTTHTPVEAGFDRFAPSLFLKYFFDFCQDVKIAPEELLALGQLDRSKEEPFNMAYLALRGSAATNGVSKLHEKVSQTIFRGLFPRWPTWQIPIGSVTNGVHVATWHSQETDELWASICGKDLWRQPTEKLEEKFRSATDCALLEWRKKNRLNLILALRKRSRCHCAMMGKHPDIMSQCSCLFDPNVLTIGFARRFASYKRPTLLLHDKERLVKILTDPHKPVQLVVAGKAHPQDQVGKAMIREWTAFVARKELHNRVVFVEDYDMRLALDLVQGIDLWINNPRRPWEASGTSGMKVVVNGGLNLSELDGWWAEAYSAELGWAIGDGKEHGEDPAWDAFEADQLYSLLENEIIPAFYDRDERGIPQKWVNKIRESAARLTPFFSANRMVREYANAYYIPLCYAAEKRRAKSGELARELERWKKTIVTHWNSIHFGNFHAVQDQGQIHFSIQVYLDEIPPDWVVVELYADAKEQTAPFCNIMEKGEALVGALNGFIYRLTVNTQRPPEDFTPRIRPYHPDAFLPTEAPEILWYK; encoded by the coding sequence ATGATATCCCCCCGTTATCTTTTTCCTGAAATCCCTGAAGAATTGAAAGGTTTAGAAGACCTTGCTTCAGACATGTTATGGCATACGGTTTCTGGATCGAGAAGGCTTTGGAGAAAAATAGATCCCTTGCTTTGGGAATCTACAAGCAATCCCTGGTTTATTCTTGAAAGATTATCTAAAGAAAAAATAAAGGCTCTTAGTCAAGATCCTGAATTCCAAGGCCTCTTTAAATGCCAGTTGGAAGAAAGAAAAAGGTATTTCGAACAAAAAACATGGTTTGAAGAAAACTTTCCCTATTTCAAAGGGCATATCGCTTATTTCAGCATGGAGTTTGGACTTGGAGAAGAGCTTCCCATCTATTCAGGAGGACTGGGGATCCTAGCAGGAGATTATCTCAAAGCGGCCAGTGATCTTGGACTGCCTGTCGTGGGCATCGGGCTGTTGTATCAACAAGGCTATTTTCGCCAGCTTATCGATTCCAAAGGTGAACAAGTTGAATTTTATCCTTATAACGATCCTGCGCTCCTGCCCGTGTTCCCCTTGAGGGATGATTCGGGAGAATGGATTTCTATAGAGGTTCCCCTGCCGGGAAGAAATCTCATCCTACGTCCCTGGTACGTTACTGTGGGTAGGGTTTTTCTTTATCTTCTTGACAGTAATGATCCGGCAAACATGCCATCGGACAGAGCCATAACCGGCACTCTTTATGGCGGGGATAACGAAATGCGCCTCTTGCAAGAAATTGTCCTTGGTAGAGGAGGCTGGAAACTTCTTTCCAAGTTGGGGATAGAATGCAGCATTTGTCATCTCAACGAAGGTCATGCCGCCTTTGCCATCTTGGAAAGAGCTAAAGATTACATGCAACAAATGGCTTTGCCCTCTTTTTGGACTGCGCTCTGGGCAACACGCTCGGGCAATATTTTTACTACCCATACCCCGGTTGAAGCCGGATTTGATCGCTTTGCCCCTTCCTTGTTTTTAAAATACTTTTTTGATTTTTGCCAGGATGTCAAAATAGCCCCCGAAGAGCTTTTAGCCCTAGGGCAACTGGACAGGAGCAAGGAGGAACCCTTCAACATGGCTTATCTTGCCTTAAGGGGATCAGCAGCTACAAACGGGGTAAGCAAACTCCACGAGAAAGTCAGTCAAACTATCTTCCGGGGATTATTTCCCCGCTGGCCAACATGGCAAATACCGATCGGATCGGTGACTAACGGGGTCCATGTTGCCACTTGGCATTCCCAAGAAACCGATGAGCTTTGGGCCAGCATATGCGGCAAGGATCTGTGGAGGCAACCCACCGAAAAATTAGAAGAAAAATTCCGCTCAGCAACTGACTGTGCCCTTTTGGAATGGCGAAAAAAGAATCGGCTCAATCTTATCCTTGCTTTGAGGAAAAGATCCCGCTGTCACTGTGCCATGATGGGTAAGCACCCCGACATCATGTCTCAATGTAGCTGTTTATTCGATCCCAACGTTCTTACGATAGGCTTTGCAAGAAGGTTTGCTTCTTATAAAAGACCTACCCTGCTCCTCCATGATAAGGAAAGGCTGGTCAAAATACTTACCGATCCTCACAAGCCTGTGCAACTGGTAGTAGCAGGTAAGGCTCATCCCCAAGACCAGGTAGGAAAAGCGATGATCAGAGAGTGGACGGCTTTTGTTGCAAGAAAAGAGCTGCATAACCGCGTAGTTTTTGTAGAAGATTACGATATGAGGCTTGCTTTGGATCTAGTTCAAGGCATCGATCTCTGGATCAATAATCCTAGAAGACCATGGGAAGCAAGTGGAACCAGCGGGATGAAGGTCGTGGTTAATGGTGGTTTAAACCTTTCCGAGTTGGATGGTTGGTGGGCTGAAGCCTATTCAGCTGAATTAGGATGGGCCATCGGGGATGGGAAAGAACATGGAGAGGATCCGGCATGGGATGCGTTCGAAGCTGACCAACTTTATTCTCTCTTGGAAAATGAAATCATTCCTGCTTTTTATGATAGGGATGAAAGAGGCATCCCTCAAAAATGGGTCAATAAAATAAGAGAAAGTGCAGCTCGACTGACCCCCTTTTTTTCCGCCAATCGGATGGTTAGAGAATACGCTAATGCTTATTACATTCCTCTTTGCTATGCAGCCGAAAAGAGAAGAGCAAAAAGTGGAGAACTTGCTCGAGAACTAGAAAGGTGGAAAAAAACGATCGTTACACATTGGAATTCTATCCACTTTGGCAATTTTCATGCTGTCCAGGATCAAGGCCAGATACACTTTAGCATCCAAGTTTACCTCGATGAAATTCCCCCCGATTGGGTCGTTGTTGAACTCTATGCCGATGCCAAAGAACAAACTGCTCCTTTTTGTAATATCATGGAAAAGGGAGAAGCCCTTGTCGGTGCTTTAAATGGATTTATTTATAGGCTCACGGTTAATACCCAACGGCCCCCAGAGGATTTTACCCCAAGAATCAGGCCCTATCATCCCGATGCTTTTCTCCCTACGGAAGCTCCTGAAATTTTATGGTATAAATAG
- the rsmI gene encoding 16S rRNA (cytidine(1402)-2'-O)-methyltransferase has product MSVRIVVRFLLYYKTEGSIKTASPMIETIKNINKTVGRLFVVGTPIGNLEDITYKAIKILKEVDIVASEDTRKTLILFQKWEIKRPLFTYNKINEEKKALKLIESLLKGKNIALVSEAGMPCISDPGERLIKKCIEKQIPFEVVPGPSAVLQALVLSGFRTTPFYFGGFLPIKSKARKSEWREAATRPYSSVYFESPHRLLSSLDDACGTIPDCLLCLAKEMTKKFEEVLRGKPKELLAQLQEIKIKGEFCIVVDGYGYTKEKAQKLSTDTLNEIT; this is encoded by the coding sequence ATGAGTGTAAGAATAGTCGTTCGTTTTCTATTATATTACAAAACTGAAGGGTCTATAAAAACGGCATCGCCAATGATCGAGACTATCAAGAATATTAATAAGACTGTGGGGAGGCTTTTTGTAGTAGGTACCCCCATAGGAAACCTTGAGGACATCACTTATAAGGCAATAAAAATACTTAAAGAAGTCGATATCGTTGCTTCCGAAGACACCCGAAAAACCCTTATTCTCTTCCAAAAATGGGAAATCAAAAGACCTCTTTTTACTTATAATAAGATAAACGAAGAGAAAAAAGCCTTAAAGCTTATCGAATCTCTTCTGAAAGGGAAAAATATAGCCCTTGTATCCGAGGCGGGCATGCCCTGCATTTCGGACCCTGGAGAGCGGCTGATAAAAAAATGCATCGAAAAACAGATTCCTTTTGAAGTCGTTCCAGGACCTTCGGCTGTCTTACAGGCTCTTGTCCTATCGGGATTTCGAACAACTCCCTTCTATTTCGGTGGGTTTCTTCCGATAAAATCAAAAGCAAGAAAATCCGAATGGAGAGAGGCGGCTACAAGGCCCTATAGTTCAGTTTATTTTGAATCTCCTCACCGGCTTCTTTCTTCCTTGGATGATGCCTGTGGAACTATTCCCGACTGCCTTCTTTGTCTTGCCAAAGAAATGACAAAAAAGTTTGAAGAAGTTCTTAGGGGAAAACCGAAGGAACTGCTAGCCCAGCTTCAAGAAATAAAAATAAAGGGTGAGTTCTGTATCGTTGTCGATGGCTATGGGTATACCAAAGAAAAAGCACAAAAATTATCGACAGACACCCTGAACGAGATAACATAA
- a CDS encoding calcium:proton antiporter: protein MEFLRKKLSFSRRAKEKSYLLFFLSHKSLFFSLFSFILFVFLQEQFHKIEGFGEFFTGFLWFFSLVLTNAFVSVKHAEKLADHYGEPYGSLILTFAATAIEFSSIWDIMSSGEKNLTFPRDTVYSIIMIVLGGMVGTTLLVGGIYHKEQKINLEGAKAFLSVIVPMAVLILILPNFTRSSPGPTFSRFQTLFYLFACVFLYLLFLVVQTISHRRYFFLDDGDDLEQAVHREKIVPFHHGLMLIVSLLFVVFFAEKLSIAINFGIEKLKIPKVVGGFIVALLVLLPESMSAINAAIHNSLQRSMNILLGSVCATIGLTLPLLLSISLLKNDTILLGLGQVEATLLVLTLLLCQITFSGAKTNILQGAAHLLLFFSYLIMMFD, encoded by the coding sequence ATGGAGTTTTTAAGAAAAAAATTATCATTCTCAAGAAGGGCGAAAGAAAAAAGCTATCTTTTGTTTTTCCTCTCTCACAAGTCCCTCTTTTTTTCTCTTTTTTCTTTTATATTGTTTGTCTTTTTGCAAGAACAGTTCCATAAAATTGAAGGGTTTGGGGAATTTTTCACCGGTTTTCTTTGGTTCTTTAGTCTTGTTTTAACCAACGCGTTTGTGTCGGTTAAGCATGCGGAAAAGCTTGCCGATCACTATGGCGAGCCTTATGGATCCTTGATTCTTACCTTTGCTGCTACCGCCATAGAGTTTTCCTCCATTTGGGACATTATGTCTTCGGGAGAGAAAAACTTAACTTTTCCCAGGGACACGGTCTATTCCATCATCATGATTGTTCTGGGAGGAATGGTTGGCACTACTTTACTGGTAGGGGGGATCTATCACAAGGAACAGAAGATTAACCTGGAGGGGGCAAAAGCTTTCCTCAGCGTTATTGTTCCCATGGCCGTATTGATTTTGATCCTTCCCAATTTTACCCGTTCCAGCCCGGGCCCGACATTTTCGAGATTTCAGACTCTTTTCTATTTGTTTGCTTGCGTTTTTCTTTATCTTCTTTTCCTGGTTGTCCAAACAATAAGCCATAGGAGATATTTTTTTCTGGATGATGGAGACGATCTAGAGCAAGCGGTTCATCGAGAAAAGATCGTTCCCTTTCATCATGGATTGATGCTGATCGTTTCTCTATTATTTGTTGTGTTCTTCGCCGAAAAGTTATCGATCGCGATTAATTTCGGGATAGAAAAATTAAAAATTCCCAAAGTCGTTGGGGGTTTTATTGTCGCCTTACTGGTGCTACTTCCTGAATCGATGTCGGCGATTAACGCCGCTATTCATAATAGCCTGCAAAGATCGATGAATATTCTTTTAGGCTCGGTGTGTGCGACCATTGGTTTAACCCTTCCCTTGCTGCTGAGCATAAGTCTTTTGAAAAACGATACGATATTGCTTGGCCTTGGGCAGGTGGAAGCTACCCTTCTTGTATTAACTCTTCTCCTGTGCCAGATAACCTTCTCTGGAGCCAAAACGAATATTTTGCAGGGCGCTGCCCATCTGCTCCTCTTTTTTTCTTACCTTATCATGATGTTTGATTAA
- the ppx gene encoding exopolyphosphatase, translating into MDIGSHSFHLIVVQVENGSIRAIDKIRDPVSLAAGLDENRYLSKESISRAVNSLRKFGERLRSIPPHRVRAVGTNTLRTAKNREEFIKSAEEALGHQIDVISGHEEARLIYLGVAHSMEDDGQKRLVIDIGGGSTELILGEGFLPRRVESLYIGCVSLSKAFFSEGIIAASRLRDAEIMALQELEPIANIFKKQGWQRTIGSSGTILAIQDIVIAEGWSKSGISASSLKKLRKYLLSAGSIERLSLKGVDYDRKQVLPGGFAILSAIFEALSIENMEVSSGALREGVIYDLLGRLYQKDIREKTVRELMNRFQVDEAQAERVRAVALSFYEKVKKDWKIEGDFQRRILIWASLLHEIGLFVSYSQYHKHGQYLLNHLDMPGFSLRDQQCLSFLVRSHRRKFPLAELQLLRSEDRETMRKLGVLLRLAVLINRVRNDDETPQIDIKASSSLIKLTFPQGWLKDHPLTEADLATEAQYLVNAGFFLQYS; encoded by the coding sequence GTGGATATAGGATCACATAGCTTTCATTTGATCGTCGTCCAAGTGGAAAATGGATCTATTCGAGCCATCGACAAAATAAGAGATCCTGTTTCTCTGGCTGCGGGACTAGATGAGAACAGGTATCTGAGCAAGGAATCCATATCTAGAGCCGTTAATTCCCTGCGGAAATTTGGAGAAAGGCTAAGATCGATTCCTCCCCATCGGGTCAGGGCTGTTGGAACGAATACTCTTCGCACGGCTAAAAACAGGGAAGAATTTATAAAAAGTGCAGAAGAAGCCTTGGGCCACCAGATCGATGTGATTTCAGGTCATGAAGAGGCTCGCTTGATTTATCTTGGTGTTGCTCATTCCATGGAAGACGATGGCCAAAAAAGGCTCGTCATTGATATCGGGGGGGGAAGCACAGAACTTATTCTAGGAGAAGGATTTTTACCTCGCCGAGTGGAGAGTCTTTATATCGGTTGTGTAAGCCTCTCCAAAGCCTTTTTTTCTGAAGGGATCATTGCGGCTTCAAGATTGAGAGATGCAGAAATAATGGCATTGCAAGAATTAGAGCCGATAGCGAACATTTTTAAAAAACAGGGTTGGCAGAGAACAATCGGCTCCAGTGGAACGATTTTAGCTATTCAGGATATTGTCATTGCCGAGGGCTGGTCAAAGAGTGGTATCAGTGCCTCCTCGTTAAAAAAATTAAGGAAATATCTTTTGTCGGCGGGAAGCATTGAACGGCTTTCTCTCAAAGGCGTTGATTATGATAGAAAACAGGTTTTACCGGGTGGGTTTGCTATCCTTTCCGCCATTTTTGAGGCTCTTTCCATTGAGAATATGGAGGTATCCTCTGGAGCTCTCCGGGAAGGGGTAATTTATGATTTGTTAGGTAGACTTTATCAGAAAGATATTCGAGAGAAGACTGTAAGAGAGCTCATGAACCGTTTTCAAGTCGATGAGGCTCAAGCAGAAAGAGTTCGAGCCGTTGCCTTATCCTTTTATGAAAAAGTTAAAAAGGATTGGAAGATTGAGGGAGATTTTCAAAGAAGAATACTTATTTGGGCTTCGCTTCTCCACGAAATAGGCCTGTTTGTTTCTTATAGCCAGTATCACAAACATGGACAATACCTTTTAAATCACCTCGACATGCCGGGTTTTTCTTTAAGAGATCAACAATGCCTTTCTTTTCTTGTTCGTTCTCATAGGCGAAAATTTCCTCTTGCCGAACTTCAGCTCTTGAGGTCTGAAGACAGAGAGACGATGCGAAAACTTGGCGTTCTATTGAGACTGGCCGTTTTGATTAATCGGGTGCGTAACGATGATGAAACTCCTCAAATAGATATAAAAGCGAGCTCCAGTCTTATCAAGCTTACTTTTCCCCAGGGTTGGCTAAAGGACCATCCCTTGACTGAAGCAGACTTGGCCACAGAGGCGCAATACTTGGTTAATGCAGGTTTCTTTTTGCAATATAGCTAA